One genomic window of Magnolia sinica isolate HGM2019 chromosome 3, MsV1, whole genome shotgun sequence includes the following:
- the LOC131241539 gene encoding GRAS family protein RAD1-like translates to MAPISPLSIPQDFYNEEEKRNESDEMVGGLDLSLSDIAFYPFAYLPMWGNSSPTWFATNPDGTRHNKRLRTSAISGDESIGSSDGLYSGGGNSGGGGCSSIKQLNCLPRLQFRDHIQTYTQRFLAAEAVEEATSLMVRPEGDGTDDEGAGGGMWLVQLLIACAEAVACRDRSQASALLSELRANALVFGTSFQRVASCFVQGLADRLALVQPLGAVGVVAPAITTVGGASDRKEEALRLVYEVCPHIQFGHYVANSLILEAFEGESMVHVVDLGMTLGLPQGHQWRRLISSLAKRAGNPPCQVRITGVGPCADRLQTIGDELELYAQGLGINLEFSAVESNLENLNTGKFKLNNGEVLVVNSILQLHCVVKESRGALNSVLQIIHELSPKVLVLVEQDSSHNGPFFLGRFMEALHYYSAIFDSLDAMLPKYDTRRAKMEQFYFAEEIKNIVSCEGPARVERHERVDQWRRRMSRAGFQPAPIKMIGQAKHWLDDFKVCEGYTIAEEKGCLVLGWKCKPIVAASCWKC, encoded by the coding sequence ATGGCCCCCATCTCCCCTCTCTCCATACCACAAGACTTCTACAACGAAGAGGAGAAGAGGAATGAATCTGATGAGATGGTAGGTGGTCTTGATCTTAGCCTATCAGACATTGCTTTCTATCCATTTGCATATCTGCCCATGTGGGGGAATAGCTCCCCCACCTGGTTTGCCACCAATCCAGATGGCACCAGGCATAATAAGAGGCTGAGGACATCGGCGATATCCGGTGATGAGTCAATCGGTAGCAGCGATGGTCTCTATAGCGGTGGTGGCAATAGTGGTGGCGGTGGCTGCAGTAGCATCAAACAGTTGAATTGCCTGCCACGGCTCCAGTTCCGGGACCACATACAGACTTACACTCAGAGGTTCCTGGCAGCTGAGGCCGTGGAAGAGGCCACGTCATTGATGGTGAGGCCTGAGGGAGATGGGACTGACGATGAAGGTGCGGGCGGCGGGATGTGGCTAGTGCAATTGCTCATTGCCTGCGCTGAGGCCGTTGCCTGTCGGGACAGATCCCAGGCCTCAGCGCTTCTATCCGAGCTCCGGGCAAATGCACTGGTCTTTGGCACTTCATTCCAGCGCGTTGCTTCGTGCTTTGTCCAGGGCCTCGCAGACCGCTTGGCACTGGTTCAGCCTCTGGGGGCCGTAGGTGTGGTGGCTCCCGCAATAACAACAGTGGGAGGAGCATCAGATAGGAAGGAAGAGGCATTACGCCTTGTATATGAAGTATGCCCACACATCCAGTTTGGTCACTATGTGGCTAATTCTTTGATATTGGAAGCCTTTGAGGGAGAAAGTATGGTTCATGTGGTGGACCTGGGCATGACACTCGGGCTACCACAGGGCCATCAGTGGCGCAGGCTGATTTCCAGCCTCGCCAAACGTGCGGGCAACCCGCCTTGTCAGGTCCGCATAACAGGGGTGGGTCCATGTGCAGACCGCCTCCAAACCATTGGCGATGAACTCGAGCTCTATGCTCAAGGCCTTGGAATAAACCTCGAGTTCTCTGCAGTGGAGAGCAATTTAGAGAATCTGAACACTGGTAAGTTCAAGCTTAATAATGGTGAGGTTCTTGTTGTAAATAGTATCCTCCAATTGCACTGTGTGGTGAAAGAGAGCCGTGGGGCCCTGAATTCAGTCTTGCAAATAATACACGAGCTGTCACCAAAAGTCCTGGTGTTGGTGGAGCAGGATTCGAGCCACAACGGGCCATTCTTTCTTGGCCGATTCATGGAAGCATTGCATTACTACTCTGCCATCTTCGATTCACTGGATGCAATGCTGCCCAAGTACGACACCCGCCGGGCAAAAATGGAACAATTCTACTTCGCGGAGGAGATCAAGAACATAGTCAGCTGCGAGGGGCCTGCGAGAGTGGAGCGGCATGAAAGGGTCGACCAGTGGCGCCGACGAATGAGCCGGGCTGGATTCCAGCCCGCGCCCATTAAGATGATTGGTCAGGCCAAGCACTGGTTAGACGATTTTAAGGTCTGCGAAGGTTACACGATCGCAGAAGAAAAGGGATGCTTGGTTCTTGGGTGGAAATGCAAACCCATCGTTGCCGCTTCGTGCTGGAAATGCTAG